The following are encoded in a window of Vidua macroura isolate BioBank_ID:100142 chromosome 26, ASM2450914v1, whole genome shotgun sequence genomic DNA:
- the LOC128819522 gene encoding LOW QUALITY PROTEIN: butyrophilin subfamily 2 member A1-like (The sequence of the model RefSeq protein was modified relative to this genomic sequence to represent the inferred CDS: inserted 3 bases in 2 codons; deleted 3 bases in 2 codons), protein PTPTLAKGRKVMLPCSFSPGQHAQDMEVTWFWEQFSPFVHRYKGRQDQYGEQMLQYQGRTELLKDGPAQSSTHLKIFHVQLSDRGDYTCFVQHGLDYVKAVVEFKVTASGSAPYVEAXGIRVSCSSASWYPWSPVLWQDSVGGSSRPTGKTLPWMRTGSAVESSRGVTQKLSCSLQHVPLRLEQGAALYSISPAVNMVLDPDTAHWDLVLSDDGXIPAIPERFNPCCCVLGSDGFTSGRQYWEVKVMDTGRWAMGVSTEDVKKKDDIEFKPEKSSWAVGLLAAYFLALTSPDRTLLPEISTPKQIWICLDYEEGWVAFFSVDEGASIFTFPLVLSERKTIHFWFYLGLGASQNMTVMNGRE, encoded by the exons ccaaccccaaccctgGCCAAGGGCAGGAAGGTCATGCTgccctgcagcttctccccagggcagcatGCACAGGACATGGAGGTGACCTGGTTTTGGGAGCAGTTCTCCCCCTTTGTGCATCGCTACAAGGGGAGACAGGACCAGTATGGGGAGCAGATGCTTCAATACCAAGGGCGTACTGAGCTGCTGAAGGatggccctgcccagagcagcacacaCTTGAAAATTTTCCATGTCCAGCTCTCTGACAGGGGAGATTACACCTGTTTTGTTCAACATGGCTTAGATTACGTCAAGGCTGTGGTAGAGTTCAAGGTGACAG CCAGTGGCTCTGCCCCATACGTCGAGG GGGGGATCCGGgtgtcctgcagctcagccagctgGTACCCATGGTCTCCGGTGCTGTGGCAAGATTCCGTGGGTGGCAGCTCCCGTCCCACTGGGAAGACACTACCCTGGATGAGAACGGGCTCTgcagtggagagcagcagaggtgtGACCCAGAAactctcctgctctctgcagcatgTCCCGCTCAGACTGGAGCAGGGGGCAGCCCTTTA TTCCATCTCACCTGCAGTGAACATGGTTCTGGATCCAGACACAGCCCACTGGGACCTTGTCCTGTCTGATGAtgg catccctgccatccctgagAGATTTAACCCATGCTGCTGCGTGCTAGGCTCTGACGGCTTCACC TCAGGGAGACAGTATTGGGAAGTGAAGGTGATGGATACAGGAAGATGGGCCATG GGAGTCTCTACAGAAGATGTGAAAAAGAAGGATGATATTGAATTTAAGccagagaaaagcagctgggcagtGGGGCTGTTGGCAGCGTACTTCCTAGCTCTCACCTCTCCCGATCGCACTCTCCTTCCTGAAATCAGTACTCCCAAACAGATCTGGATCTGTCTGGATTATGAAGAGGGATGGGTAGCATTTTTCAGTGTTGACGAGGGTGCTTCCATCTTCACATTTCCACTGGTATTGTCTGAGAGAAAAACAATCCACTTTTGGTTCTATCTGGGTCTTGGGGCCTCTCAAAATATGACTGTGATGAATGGGAGGGAGTGA
- the LOC128819475 gene encoding thaicobrin-like, with protein sequence MLASRMETEESETLIDEVEEMSGRADVTLDPDTANPFLILASDQRGVGRGDEWTLLPNNPERFDTEPCVLGKQGFAAGRHCWEVEVAEAGDWWAVGVAQESVRRKGVLNFTPQEGIWSVGQWFGQYHAFSDPDWTPLHLTCLPRAIQVCLDFTDKEVTFADAESEAPIFAFCLASCAGERLRPWLWVGMDSWLKLCP encoded by the exons ATGCTGGCATCCAGGATGGAGACAGAAGAAAGTGAGACCCTGATTGATGAGGTGGAGGAGATGAGTGGAAGAG ctgacGTGACTCTGGACCCAGACACCGCCAACCCCTTTCTCATTCTGGCCAGTGACCAGCGAGGGGTGGGACGGGGGGACGAGTGGACCTTGCTGCCCAACAACCCTGAGCGGTTTGACACGGAGCCGTGTGTGCTGGGCAAACAGGGCTTTGCTGCGGGGAGACACTGCTGGGAGGTGGAGGTGGCCGAGGCAGGGGACTGGTGGGCAGTGGGAGTGGCCCAGGAGTCTGTCAGGAGAAAGGGGGTCCTCAACTTTACACCCCAGGAGGGGATCTGGTCTGTGGGGCAGTGGTTTGGACAGTACCATGCTTTCAGTGATCCTGACTGGACCCCACTGCACCTTACCTGCCTCCCCAGGGCCATCCAGGTCTGCCTGGACTTCACAGACAAGGAGGTGACTTTTGCTGATGCTGAGAGTGAAGCCCCAATCTTTGCTTTCTGCCTGGCCTcatgtgctggggagaggctgcGCCCGTGGCTCTGGGTGGGGATGGACTCGTGGCTCAAGCTGTGCCCctga